The Tubulanus polymorphus chromosome 4, tnTubPoly1.2, whole genome shotgun sequence genomic interval taatgcgtacgtaataaatgaatgaccccctaGGATATCTCAGTCCAGTACAGTAGACCCCGCTCGAAGTCGGATCTTTAAGGACAAAATTGGTCGTCCGACTCAAGAGTCATACATCCGAATTCGATGGAATTCTTCGGTCGGATAAacattttaacaaaaattCCGAGTTGAATGAACAGCGTCTACTGTACCGGTTGTTCTGTTATAATTGTAATTAGCTCATATCATTGTTGTGATTGTCAGCGTTATTGAGACATTAATTGCCACCTTAAATCCCAACCATCATTAATTATGCTGCGGTAATTAAAATAACACTTCTGTGATTTGGATCGAAACATCTTAGAACGTCATTGATACAGTATTACAGAATTTTCGCTTGTATCGTAAGGAAAACTCTTAACCATGGATAGAACTAGAGTAAGAGTTATTGAGCTTTATACCACATTTCAATTCATAAACCCAACGGAGGACGAGCTTGAAgtattttttgattgattttgacaAACGGCTCaaaattcatacattcatCAGCCTTTCAGATCCCTGTCAACTGTTTTACAATATCACGAACTTAAAAACTATCTATATATACCACAGAAACATACAAGTAAAACATGTAAATAATGCCATGTTTTCAAACCATTCTTAGTTGTTAAATCCACAATTTCTCCATAACGTTTCACACCAACTTCTCTCTAGGACAATCCTAGATCTAACCATCGAACTATTCAGAGACCTCACTGTTACACCGCGCCACTGATTCAACAATCATGCCACAGTCAGTGCGGATTATTCTTCAATAAAATCCAAAACTAATAACGTTGTTTGGCACAAGATGAAAGTGTGCATGTTTCAGTTATAAGCCGTGTACCGCCTAGCTGTTGCTCAGTTCGAATTCCATATTTTCAGGCATTTGATCCAGTATAGCGCACACATAGTCCGACACAATTATATCCGCATGCTCGTAGTATTTTATGAATGGATGTTCCTGAGAAAGAGAAATTgacaatttatcaaaaatcagtttaacatattcataaaCATTGCTTAGGTGAGGCCTATATAGTACTAAATCCAACCAGGCTGCTCAGAACGCTTTACAGACATGCTTCCATTAATTTCTATGATTACCTCCAGCCTATATCTCTACCCCTAACCATACCATATATCAATAATCTTTCCCTGGGAAGGTGTAATACCCAAGCTACACGGAGTACCTACTGCCTCTTTCCTGAGTGGAGACACCTCACCCAGGGACACTACGGTAATCTATAGGCTTATCTACTAGTCTACACCCTTGGAAAATTTTTCACAATAGAGAAACATGTTTTCGCCTGAACACTTACCAATAGTTTATTGTATTTCGGTCTGGTTTTCTCGTCTTTAGTTAAACACGTATTGACGAACGAAACGAAATCCCTGGAATAACCATTCTCCCGATGGTCTAATTGTGGCGCGTTTCCCTGGACAACTTGTGTCAACTGATCAAATACGCTATTCCATTTCGGATACGGAAATTTACCAGTCGCTAattcatactgaaaataaatttgacaATAATTAACCACTTGTTCCTTGTTGGGTggaattatcagtttttaagttttaaCTACAAATTACTCACCAAAGTGATGCCTAAACTCCACACATCTGAGCGAACATCGTAGCCGCGACTTGAAGCTCGAGGATCGATCCTCTCCGGCTGAAAATCGccagaaaaacaaaacatccATGAATATCACTAATATACGTTATAGGCTTCCGAATTTACTTGGTTCTACATGTTATACTGTAAAACCTGTATATTGGAAAGTAATGGAACTGGTGCTGATTAAGAGAGGTTTTACTTTTACTGTCCTAAATGTTTGAAAACTTACAGCCATGTAAGGTCTACAACCGGCGTCACGCGATTTTGCAATTGAATCCACGAGCTGTCCACTAATACCGAAATCACACAGTTTGATATTGCCACTTCGATCTAATAGAATATTCGACGGTTTTACATCTGTAATCATAAACAAACATATCATTGACAccacaattcattatcaactGGCACCACCAGGAATCGGATTGATAACATTCAATCTTTTCACATCCTTACAAACAGTGGCGTGGAAGTGTAGTAAATGCAGCGGCAATCTGACCCTTGCACCATACTCAGAGACAGTACTAACCTCTGTGAATGATCTTCAATTTCtcttttagataatttaatgcTTTTACagtctgaaagaaaaaatcatgTCAATTATTCCTCATTCCTCGAAAGCAGCCAAAACCTGATTCACACATAGGCCTATTACTTACAGCAACTACAATCTTGCCTAATATTTTTTCCGGTATAGAACGCTCTAGTGtccaataaatgaatttataaaactTGTCCAAAGATATCGACATTAACTGCATACAAATCCAGCAATCGCCCTACAAAACAAAACATAGTCACAAACATCATTTACACAGACAGTGAGTGGAGACGGGTTCTTAGATCGGGAAATCCAGAATTCACAGATTCTGCCCGATCTGTAAGAACCTGGGTGAAAGCAGTCTTTCTTCTCACTTCTTTAAATAGAGCACCGTAGAATTGTACAATGTAAGGACAATCGCTGCTTTTCATTACTACTTCGAGATCCATCAATAAC includes:
- the LOC141903296 gene encoding dual specificity mitogen-activated protein kinase kinase 4-like; this encodes MADDEGLAPTADRPSNLLNHSQNQGGFLPPVSGRFRNPADTARRNLKLNFGGGFNNQVVNQPTLASMGHPTQIERIRSHGIDASGKLQISPDQVYDFTSEDLDDLGEIGRGHYGTVNKMQHSISDTVMAVKRIRSTVDEREQSQLLMDLEVVMKSSDCPYIVQFYGALFKEGDCWICMQLMSISLDKFYKFIYWTLERSIPEKILGKIVVATVKALNYLKEKLKIIHRDVKPSNILLDRSGNIKLCDFGISGQLVDSIAKSRDAGCRPYMAPERIDPRASSRGYDVRSDVWSLGITLYELATGKFPYPKWNSVFDQLTQVVQGNAPQLDHRENGYSRDFVSFVNTCLTKDEKTRPKYNKLLEHPFIKYYEHADIIVSDYVCAILDQMPENMEFELSNS